One Camelina sativa cultivar DH55 chromosome 3, Cs, whole genome shotgun sequence genomic window carries:
- the LOC104778223 gene encoding uncharacterized protein LOC104778223: MGVVAFEWAEVGDNQLTLVMNRDNWANREISRASRDVRSDSLSGRCKDNGGTWFAISSKGRVAFLMSKTLLEDKVDKDGGSELYPIDFMKSNVSPEEFADHVARCAKDDKLDEKNNGWSYSLIVADLTLNSMVHIRKPHILAPDVLTETVPFGVHTLSPDGGLDSTDATRDLCLRDYFSQMIGVTNPQDFPCGEATTDSFSDWGKPSTNTV; the protein is encoded by the exons atgggtGTCGTAGCATTCGAGTGGGCAGAGGTAGGTGACAACCAACTGACGCTTGTGATGAACAGAGACAATTGGGCAAACag GGAAATAAGTAGGGCGTCTCGGGATGTTCGGAGTGACAGTCTGAGTGGTCGGTGCAAAGATAATGGCGGAACGTGGTTTGCTATATCTTCAAAAGGCCGTGTCGCGTTTCTCATGAGTAAAACGTTGTTGGAAGACAAGGTTGATAAAGATGGTGGATCCGAGTTGTACCCCATTGATTTTATGaag AGTAACGTGAGTCCAGAGGAGTTTGCCGATCATGTGGCACGGTGTGCAAAGGATGACAAACTGGATGAAAAGAACAATGGGTGGTCCTATAGCCTTATAGTCGCTGACTTGACTTTGAATTCAATGGTTCATATCAGGAAACCCCATATACTTGCGCCTGATGTCTTGACTGAAACGGTTCCGTTTGGTGTGCACACACTTTCTCCTGACGGCGGTCTCGATTCCACAGATGCTACCAGG GATTTGTGCCTGAGAGACTATTTTAGTCAGATGATTGGTGTTACCAACCCACAAGATTTTCCATGTGGAGAAGCCACCACAGACAGCTTTAGTGATTGGGGGAAACCATCCACTAACACGGTTTAA